Proteins from a single region of Pseudomonas quebecensis:
- a CDS encoding sigma-70 family RNA polymerase sigma factor, with amino-acid sequence MSPPTHTAAVQNIYEEHHTWLQGWLKGKLHNACDAADVAHDTFVRILGGRHASQILEPRDYLATIARGLVIDRYRRHTIEQAYKEALAERPEPTVVSEEDRAIIIETLTAVDKALHGLGARARRIFMLSQFEGLTYQQIADQLQVSLTTVKKHMIRAFTECSLILASS; translated from the coding sequence ATGTCCCCTCCTACTCATACGGCAGCTGTTCAGAACATCTACGAGGAACACCACACGTGGTTACAGGGGTGGCTCAAAGGTAAATTGCATAACGCCTGCGATGCAGCCGATGTTGCCCACGATACGTTCGTGCGTATTTTAGGTGGACGACATGCCTCCCAGATCCTCGAACCGCGGGATTACCTGGCCACGATCGCCAGGGGTCTGGTGATTGATCGTTATCGCCGCCATACCATCGAACAGGCCTATAAGGAGGCTTTGGCCGAGCGCCCTGAACCCACTGTTGTCAGTGAAGAGGACAGGGCGATCATCATCGAAACCCTGACGGCTGTGGATAAAGCCCTGCATGGACTCGGGGCGCGCGCGCGAAGGATCTTCATGCTGTCTCAGTTCGAGGGGCTGACTTATCAACAGATCGCCGATCAATTACAGGTTTCGCTGACCACGGTGAAGAAACACATGATCCGGGCGTTTACCGAATGTTCATTGATCCTGGCCAGCAGCTGA
- the mnmG gene encoding tRNA uridine-5-carboxymethylaminomethyl(34) synthesis enzyme MnmG: MDFPSRFEVIVIGGGHAGTEAALASARMGVKTLLLTHNVETLGAMSCNPAIGGIGKSHLVKEIDALGGAMAMATDKGGIQFRVLNSRKGPAVRATRAQADRILYKAAVRETLENQPNLWIFQQAADDLIVEQDQVRGVVTQMGLRFFAQSVVLTTGTFLGGLIHIGMQNYSGGRAGDPPSIALAKRLRELPLRVGRLKTGTPPRIDGRSVDFSVMTEQAGDTPIPVMSFMGSKEQHPKQVSCWITHTNARTHEIIAANLDRSPMYSGVIEGIGPRYCPSIEDKIHRFADKESHQVFIEPEGLTTHELYPNGISTSLPFDVQIQIVQSIRGMENAHIVRPGYAIEYDYFDPRDLKYSLETKVIGGLFFAGQINGTTGYEEAGAQGLLAGANAALRAQGKDSWCPRRDEAYIGVLVDDLITLGTQEPYRMFTSRAEYRLILREDNADLRLTEKGRELGLVDDARWAAFCKKRESIALEEQRLKSTWVRPGTEQGDAIAEKFGTPLTHEYNLLNLLSRPEIDYAGLVEVTGHGAEDPQVAEQVEIKTKYAGYIDRQQDEIARLRASEDTRLPVDIDYTGISGLSKEIQSKLGITRPETLGQASRIPGVTPAAISLLMIHLKKRGAGRQLEQSA; the protein is encoded by the coding sequence GTGGATTTCCCTTCCCGTTTTGAAGTGATCGTCATCGGCGGCGGTCATGCCGGTACCGAGGCAGCACTGGCGTCAGCACGCATGGGCGTCAAAACCCTGTTGCTCACGCATAACGTGGAAACCCTCGGTGCGATGAGTTGCAACCCTGCCATCGGTGGCATCGGCAAAAGCCACCTGGTCAAGGAAATTGACGCCCTCGGCGGCGCGATGGCCATGGCCACCGATAAAGGGGGTATTCAATTTCGCGTGCTCAACAGCCGCAAAGGCCCGGCCGTGCGTGCGACTCGCGCACAGGCCGACCGCATCCTGTACAAGGCCGCAGTACGCGAAACCTTGGAAAACCAGCCGAACCTGTGGATATTTCAGCAGGCTGCGGATGACCTGATTGTCGAGCAGGACCAGGTCCGCGGTGTCGTCACCCAGATGGGTCTGCGTTTCTTCGCGCAATCCGTCGTGTTGACCACCGGTACGTTCCTCGGGGGACTTATCCACATCGGCATGCAGAACTATTCGGGTGGCCGCGCGGGTGATCCACCCTCAATTGCTCTGGCCAAACGCCTGCGTGAATTGCCGCTGCGTGTCGGCCGCTTGAAAACCGGAACGCCACCGCGTATCGACGGACGTTCCGTGGATTTCTCGGTGATGACCGAACAAGCGGGCGACACGCCGATTCCAGTGATGTCGTTCATGGGTTCCAAGGAGCAGCACCCGAAACAGGTCAGCTGCTGGATTACCCACACCAACGCCCGTACTCACGAGATCATCGCGGCGAACCTCGACCGTTCACCGATGTATTCCGGCGTGATCGAAGGCATTGGCCCACGCTACTGCCCGTCGATCGAAGACAAGATCCACCGTTTTGCCGACAAGGAAAGCCATCAGGTCTTTATCGAGCCCGAAGGCCTGACGACCCACGAGTTGTACCCGAACGGGATTTCCACCTCGCTGCCGTTCGATGTGCAAATTCAGATCGTGCAATCGATTCGCGGCATGGAAAACGCACACATCGTGCGGCCGGGTTACGCCATCGAATATGACTACTTCGACCCGCGCGACTTGAAATACAGCCTCGAAACCAAAGTAATCGGCGGTTTGTTCTTCGCCGGGCAAATCAACGGCACCACCGGTTACGAAGAAGCCGGCGCCCAAGGTTTGCTGGCCGGGGCGAACGCGGCACTGCGTGCACAAGGCAAAGACAGCTGGTGCCCGCGTCGCGATGAGGCTTACATCGGTGTATTGGTCGACGACCTGATTACCCTGGGCACCCAGGAACCGTACCGGATGTTTACCTCCCGAGCGGAATACCGTTTGATCCTGCGCGAAGACAATGCCGATCTGCGCCTGACCGAAAAAGGTCGCGAGCTCGGCCTGGTCGACGATGCGCGCTGGGCCGCCTTCTGCAAAAAACGCGAAAGCATCGCGCTGGAAGAGCAGCGCCTGAAAAGTACCTGGGTTCGTCCGGGCACCGAGCAGGGCGACGCGATTGCGGAAAAATTCGGAACGCCGTTGACCCACGAGTACAACCTGCTGAACCTGCTGTCCCGCCCGGAAATCGACTACGCTGGCCTGGTCGAAGTGACAGGCCATGGTGCAGAAGATCCACAGGTCGCCGAGCAGGTCGAAATCAAGACCAAGTACGCCGGCTACATTGATCGCCAGCAGGACGAAATCGCTCGCCTGCGCGCCAGTGAAGACACCAGGCTGCCTGTGGATATCGATTACACCGGCATCTCCGGGCTGTCGAAAGAAATTCAAAGCAAGCTGGGGATAACTCGCCCCGAGACCCTGGGCCAGGCTTCACGCATCCCCGGCGTCACCCCGGCAGCGATCTCGCTGTTGATGATTCATTTGAAAAAACGCGGCGCGGGCCGTCAGTTGGAGCAAAGCGCTTGA